The Acaryochloris sp. CCMEE 5410 genome includes the window CCCCCCTCTGACAGGAATCGAAAAAATTGGTTGAACAGATTACGAAGACTCTTATCAAGGGACTGAGGAGACAGAACACTAAGATGCTGCAATACTCAACTTAACTAAAAGCTGAGAAAAATCGCCAGGTTTCTCATGGAACGGCCATCCTGGACCCCACCCACCATCAAACTCTCATCTAAATAGCGGCTAAATAACGGAAAGCGTAATAACTGATAAAACAGCCCAGAGAAGGCATAGTTAGTGTTGTCCGTTAAATACAGGTGTTGTTGGCCAGCGATCTCGCCCATTTGAGCAAGTCTTCATTCTCCGGCTTGCGCAGTTCTTGGGCAAATAGGGGAACACATTCTTGGTCATAGTATTGCCAAATACCTAGCTGAGCATCTTCAGCCACTTTCTGGCCTGGGGAATTGGGGAATAGAAAGTAAGCGCCCCTATCATTAACCTAATCTCTTCACGATCAAAGAACTGATTCGAGCGCGGTGAATAGACGGGAATACCATTGGCCTCTAGGAACTGGGCCAGGGCAACAACTTTGTCATTCTTGACCGACCGGAAAAGAAATGCAACTTGGTTCCAGTCAGTAAGATGCCCTTGATTGCGAAGATGAGATAGAAAGTCCAGCATTCTCGATGCCAGTCTTCTGGTGTGGGACCCGCAACCTTAATCACACAAGGGACATCAGTAAAATCATCATCACGAGCCTCTATTTGCTTATCAAAGCGAAAAATCCTGGCCATCACACTCCAACCTGATCATTCATCCAGTGTTATAGAACGGACAATATCAGGGTGGAACGATAATTGGTTTGAGCGTACTGTTCACACTGCCAGGAGAACTATTTTTGACTGCAAGATATGCGAATAGTAGCTCCTCTAAGCGATACAGCCCTTGATCATCATCCCAACAACGCAGATTCGGCTGATCCCAGCTAAAGATGAGCAATTGCTCTTGAACCGTATGGTATCTTGATATCATCACCATGAGATAGGTAATGGTCTGACGCAGCTTTGCTAACACCTGCGGATGGCTCTTCAGAGTTTTAAAGCTTCATATTGATAGTTGAAAATCCAGAGCGTTTCTTCATCAGCTGCTGTTGGTAAAGAGTATAGGCATGGCCCAACGCTTTGATCTCACTATGTTCAGCCTGCACTAGAGTTTGAGATCAAGCGCCTCTTCACTGACTACATTCAGCCATCGCAAAGTGAGCTGTTCTATCCCAAGTTTTCTGTCTGGAGTCAGGTCAATGATATGTTCAATACCAGTAAATTCTGATAGTGCGAAACACGTTGATAGAGAATACTGTGATCAACTGATCCATCACGTGAGTTCCGTTGAGACGAGTAACTCTCGTATTCTTCTAGCCAACGTAAACAGATGAGTGGAAGGTGCCTAATACATCTCATTGAGATTGAAGCGATATTCAGCTTCAATAAGCGACTCGCATTCGAGTAGTTAGTTCTTGAGCAGCCTTATCCGTGAACGTGACACAAAAGATTTCAGGTGCAACCTGCCGATGAGTATCAGGTAACAATGCGTTCAACCAGGGTGAAGGTTTCCCAGAACCAGGCCAGCATAATCAAAGTGGCCCATCCGTTTTCTGATCGCCTCAAGTTGTCGAGGATTCGCTTGACTAGAAAATACGATTTCTGTACAGCCTCAACCATATTACCCCTTGCACTCAGATTCAGCTATTTTGAACTATTTATTTACTTCAAAAGCTTGGACACAAATACACAGCTATTCGCCACAAATAGATTATTCACTCTATTTTATCTATTCAGTCAGAAGTACTCATAGAGGCTTCAGCCTCTGATGGCTCTGAAGTTTATAGCTTTGGGAATGCATCCAGAAAGCGGCTTGGTGATTTCGGATATCCGCGATCGCAACTTGGTAGCCGGAGAGATACAACGCCTTCTTAGCTTCGTCATTGCCACATAGAAGGCACGCTTTTCTTCCTCTAATTTGGCCCTTTAAATTTCGAAATCGGGGAACTCTCCTTCTACTGCTCAGCAATGAAACGGTATCAAATTCCAGCCCTTTAGATTGATGCACTGTATGATCGGACCAAATTATCCTCTTCAGACATCATGTCAACATTAGTGGAGCAGGCCGAAAGCACCAATAACTCTCTCAAGGCTGTCTCAGAATCAAGAGTGATTGGATCGTGATCGCGAAAGAATTTCACTAACTTCCATAAATTTACGATTCGGTGAGGTTCTCGCTGATAATACGCATCTATCCAGCCTCCCTAATGATTTGTCGTAGAATTCAGGAGGGCGAGTGACCGACAATGCACTTTTCCATCGATTCATGTCTAAGGCCAAGTCATCAAACAAAGGCGCATAGGCTTGAACAACTTGGCAACGTTCTGCAATATCATGCTGCACCAAGGGAATCAACGAACGAGTAATCGGTTGTAGTTTTCGTATCTTCAAGCGCACTATGAGCCGCCTTTTTGCAGCTCAAAAACTTCGCTAAGGTTTCTAACTTGAAATTTCTTGTTCCTTTAACAAACCGTCGGCAATCTCGCAGGTGTCAGCATACGGAGGGATAGGAATATCAATATCCAAACGTCGAGCATGAGACCTCAACATTTTGATATCGAAGCCGACATTATGTCCCACCCACACAGCATCTTGTGCAAAGTCGATAAATCTTCGAACACAACCACTGCGGAACGTCCTTTAAGCGCTAGTCCTGCTCACTAATGCCATGGATGCGCTCTGATTCTCTATGGGTACTGTATTTTGAGGTAAGCATGAAACACTGTGGCGAAGACTGGCCATTCTCCAACTTAATGCAGCTAACTCAATCACCTCATCACTACTAGCCAACAATCCTGTCGTCTCAACATCAAAGACGATAACTGTGCCAGAGGACCATGCCTTCATAACGGCGCAAATGGGTCTCCATCCTGCAACGTATGACATTGGATAAATCCGTGAGTCTCAAGCCACAAGAGCTGCCAGACGCAATAATTTTGCCCACGGTTGCCGATCCAACCTTCTCGACAAGCGAAGTAATATTCGTCGCAAACTACCAGTATCAATGGGTTGCTTAGGAGTTTTAGATATGAGATCGCATCTTTCACTTCCTGACGTCGGAAAATGCAATTCCTCAACCGTGACGCAAGCACCTGTGCTTGGCTAAGACACCTAACACGGCACTCGCTCTTCTATGGGTACGGGCAAGGACTGCAACTCGGTAATAGGCGAAGTCAGGATCTACAGCGGCTAAGTCCTGAATTCTCTGGGCAATCCATTGGCCCTCGTCTCTTTCTGTATAGCCTTCATAAACCTGAATTGGGTACCTAACGGGCGATCTTGGCAGGTTGAGAATGCGTATAACGCTGCAAGAAACAGTCAGCAAAAGCGGAGGCAGCATTAACCAGGATCTGCGTTGCCCGGTAGTTTTCGTCAAATGATAGGTTGAGGGAGAAGCAACTCTCAAGGACTCCTTTAACTTGATGGGTTCAGATCCTCGCCACTCATAGATGGTTGATCCAAATCGCCAATCATGGCCAGATTTCTCGAATGTTGGCCAGCATCCATATCACTTCATACTCCGACCAATGAGTATCCTGAACTTCATCGACTTGAATGAACTCAAACACTTACACCATCGCTCTCTAGCTTCAGGTTCACAGACCAACAGGGCACGCACGTAGTAGACTAATCATCAAATCATCGCCTGCCGTTGTTGCAATTCATACTGATATTGGCAGGCAATTTTAAAGCCTTTTTCAGTCATCCTCTCATCAATAAGACTCGTAATCCTGAGGCCGTTCTAAGAGCGCTCCATATTCTCCAGAGGTAAGCTCAGTTTACAGGCTTGGATTTCTGAGTGAGTGGGGAGAGTCTTTACTATCTGAATTCCTGATAGTTCTTTGAGTAGATCTAATGAATCTTGCTCATCATAAATAACGAATTCCTGGCTTAAACCTATTTTGATGCTTCTTGACGAAGATATGAGCACATAATCCATGAAAGGTTTTGACCGTCAATTGGTTCAGTTGATCACAAGCTTTGAGACCATCTTGCATTTGCTGCGCTGCACGGTTTGTAAAAGTCAGGCACAGCAATGTTGGGATGCACTCCCATTCGGATAGCCTGATCGACTCGTGCTGCTAAACAGAAGTTTTCCCAGTTCCCGCTGGAGCTAAAACTAAACCGGACCATTTGTATGGCCAATAATTTTTGCTGTTGGGAATTAGGAAAACTCTAGCACTAGCAATCAAGATACGTCACCACACAGGCTATTTCTTCCAAAGGATTCCCTCTAAATTACTTATCAACAACTTATTCCATCGAAAAAGTGAAAGAAAGAATAAGTTAATATCTTCCTCAAAAACAAATATTATGTTGCAGTCTTAATGGTCTCCCAAGGATCACTATGGCCCTAAGTGGTTAATCAAGATGAACACAAAGACTATCTACACCTTCCTACTTCCACAGCTCATAGTGCTAATTGCTAGTACGTTATAGCTATGCGTTTATGGCTTGAAAAGATCTACAACACTACGTTTTTCCTGCGATCGCATCCCTACAGGACACACCAAAGGACCATGAAATAGCTGACCATTGGACAGCCTGGATGAAACAGCAATGGAAAACCCATGGGTTGGAAACCTTGAATCAGCAAAAGAATCTGATGGTCGAGGTCCGACAAGCTCTAAAGGAAGAGCTTGCAGAGAATCACGTCATTTTGAGCATATGCGCTTCACCACTGACGAGTGGACGGAGATCAACCTTCAGGCAGGCTCTCAACCTCGTGAAGGCAGCATCCATCTCATCACCAATCCTGATGCCATCGTTGCTAAGGCATCACAACTGCTCAAGAGCTGCCAATGGGCAAATATCATCGCGGGACTTACAGTCATTACAGGCCGCAGATGCGCCGAACTGCTCAAAACAGCCACCTTTTCTTACCAATCTCCTTTCAGTCTTTGGTTTACAGGGACACCAAAACTTCATCCAACTAAACCTCATCCTGCTTTCGAGTTGCCGACTCTGTACCTGCTGAACAGGTCATGGACTCAATTACACAGATCCGAGATCTGTTAGATACAAAGTTTATGGATAACCGGGAGATCAATCGTCATTATGGAAATGATGTTGCTCTAGCTTGCGATCTCAATTTCGCCGATCTCATCGATTACCAATCAGTAGAGGGAAACTTATACACCCAGCTCTCCAGAACCATCTATGCTCGCATTGCAACCCATTGGTATGCCCCTCCCAAATTCTAGACATTGACTTTATGGCCGCCATTCAGGGACACTTCATCATCCTGCAAACGAAAGACGTGGAAACGAAGAAATCCCTCGCTAAGAAGCGGCATTATTTTGATTACTTCATTGGCAATGAAATAGGCAAAATCAATAGACAACAAGGGATTCGTTTGCACGATCCAAATGTAAGTGTGCTAGTAGGCTTACACCCGGATGATGGACCTCCACCCAATCACTCCCGAGTGACCAAGCATCAGATTTTCCAGATCTAGAACAAAGGATCGAACCGTCTCCGAACCTCCAAGCAGCCATCCAACACTTCCTTTCTGCACTTGCAACGCTTGAAACTCCTGAAGATATCAGAGAATTAGTCAAAGGCGAGATTTCAAATTCAAGCATTACTCTGATTTTTTGGCGTTTATCAAGTGCCATTCAAGCAGCAGTCCACTCTGGTGATTTACCTCTAATTGACAGTAAGACTGCATCCTGGAAGCGTTACACCAAAGAAGGATAAGTTACGAGGAACGACAACATTATGCCTTGGTCTTTTTAACGAACCCAGACATACCTATTGCAACGCCATCTCCACCTCATCCGGTTTCAACTCCACCTCTAAAAAGCCACACTACACCCACCACCGCGAATCAGAGCTTAGACACCATTTCCCAT containing:
- a CDS encoding telomere resolvase, with translation MENPWVGNLESAKESDGRGPTSSKGRACRESRHFEHMRFTTDEWTEINLQAGSQPREGSIHLITNPDAIVAKASQLLKSCQWANIIAGLTVITGRRCAELLKTATFSYQSPFSLWFTGTPKLHPTKPHPAFELPTLYLLNRSWTQLHRSEIC
- a CDS encoding 3'-5' exonuclease: MLPPLLLTVSCSVIRILNLPRSPVRYPIQVYEGYTERDEGQWIAQRIQDLAAVDPDFAYYRVAVLARTHRRASAVLGVLAKHRCLRHG